TCATTTTTTCAGGGGAGGGGGCGTCCGTTTGTCCGGCCAGGCGGCAGGTCAGGCTGGGGTCGTCCTGGAGAAAGGTGTTGCCGCCCACGATGACCGCGTCGGCCAAGGCGCGCAGGCGGTGCACGTCCTGAAAGCTCTCCGGGCTGGAAACCGCTTCGGGGCGGCCCGTGCGCGCGGCGATGCGCCCGTCCAGGGTCGAGGCCATCTTCAGGATGCAGTAGGCCCTGTCCGAAGTGCGCCAGAGGGAAAAATCCCGGATCAGGTCCAGGCATTCGCGCTCGCGCACGCCCGTGAGCACGTCCACTCCGGCCTCGCGCAGCCGCTCGGCTCCGCCCTGGGCCACGGGGTTCGGGTCCAGCGCGCCCACCACGACGCGGGGAATGCGCGCCTCCAGCACGGCCTCGGTGCAGGGCGGGGTCTTGCCGTGGTGGTTGCAGGGCTCCAGGGTCACGTAGAGCGTGCACAGGGACGGGTCCACGCCCTTGGCGCGGGCGTCGGCCAGGCATTCGCGCTCGGCGTGCGGCCCGCCGAACCGGCGGTGCCGGCCCTGGGCCACGATTTCCCCGCCGCGCACCAGCACCGAACCCACGCAGGGATTCGGGGCGGTGGGGCCTCTGCCGAGCCGGGCCAGTTCCATGGCCCGGTCCATGAACCGTTCGTGCGCTTCCATGTCGCGCGAGTTGGGAGCGGGGCTGCCGGGCATGGTCTAGCCTTTGGGGTCGAAGGGAAGCTGGCCGTGCTCCAG
This sequence is a window from Paucidesulfovibrio longus DSM 6739. Protein-coding genes within it:
- the ribD gene encoding bifunctional diaminohydroxyphosphoribosylaminopyrimidine deaminase/5-amino-6-(5-phosphoribosylamino)uracil reductase RibD, with product MPGSPAPNSRDMEAHERFMDRAMELARLGRGPTAPNPCVGSVLVRGGEIVAQGRHRRFGGPHAERECLADARAKGVDPSLCTLYVTLEPCNHHGKTPPCTEAVLEARIPRVVVGALDPNPVAQGGAERLREAGVDVLTGVRERECLDLIRDFSLWRTSDRAYCILKMASTLDGRIAARTGRPEAVSSPESFQDVHRLRALADAVIVGGNTFLQDDPSLTCRLAGQTDAPSPEKMNNDEQPYAVVLTTRLPGTDCDLQLIRKRPHQTIFWTTEEAAESDTARALEEIGVRVWGLPHRGPALEIAAGLTRLHRELGAHYALCEGGGRLAMRMLEQGCADEFVLYLAPRALGDERGVPLLAGRDCSSMAQALNLRLGRCEPSGPDLRLTYYPD